A single region of the Lycium barbarum isolate Lr01 chromosome 2, ASM1917538v2, whole genome shotgun sequence genome encodes:
- the LOC132627981 gene encoding J domain-containing protein required for chloroplast accumulation response 1 yields MESVLVDYGPQRSFESSSSDMEMDFNDVFGGPPRRFSVQESRRSHSFNDPMESDEKPVFGGENANRSRRNQGDDFYDDIFKVDESYSSNPSSRVLSPVRPLSPKVEAFGTSLPAQFSLPAKSTKATDLPTFASGSHSPHKKNDAPTFYRQSLLSREGTVIGDDLRYMSESDELGIGGNLKKNIESMEDSSNEYRFHFSIYKWAGKGVPVLVPLKGGMHFKSKEKIKLERCSSFNGRTDNDDVDASSPLRENTNFSRDANFHPFSTRSKNLESSDRANGIVGETLGAAKSKSVQSVKDDTILRTKSEVEEPQFRQKTGLGDGIQIEIPSNLEETTKDELKPFRAFLVNKSEEQGGVMAQETERKSNTVKATEAAKSNFKVSEEVKKIVDEVDKILKKSYVDVSDNMQKRDPQAKRKGKRGLDKKTVVDTGVDKGSPQISPLKPTENSTKAGIKGKVQDFVKMFNHELHSTPQEGESRSSSFRWKASSNSGVESEKSFSMPKANEKVQSHTIDKAQDATPTVDQNLNKQEKTTKYSQTKTPTPQTKDYSDQKAAPSTNESKRDDRNASFGSMDDLFGGNYVVEELFEDPDKASQTNGKSEDTQASDAKIKQWSQGRKGNIRSLLSTIQLVLWPESGWKPVALVDLIEGNQVKRAYQRALLYIHPDKLQQKGAAAHQKYIAEKVFDILQEAWDQFNSVGLI; encoded by the exons ATGGAGAGTGTTTTAGTTGATTATGGCCCTCAAAGATCATTTGAGAGTTCATCCAGTGACATGGAGATGGATTTTAACGACGTTTTCGGAGGTCCCCCGAGGCGATTTTCAGTACAAGAATCAAGAAGGAGCCACAGTTTCAATGACCCAATGGAGTCTGACGAAAAGCCAGTTTTTGGGGGAGAAAATGCTAACAGATCAAGGCGAAACCAAGGCGATGATTTCTATGATGATATATTTAAAGTTGATGAATCTTATAGTTCAAATCCTAGTTCCAGAGTTTTAAGCCCTGTTCGACCTTTGTCACCAAAAGTTGAAGCTTTTGGTACTTCACTACCAGCTCAATTCAG CCTTCCTGCCAAGTCAACGAAAGCAACAGATCTTCCCACGTTTGCTTCGGGAAGTCATAGTCCACACAAAAAAAACGATGCTCCCACATTTTATCGACAAAGTCTATTATCACGTGAAGGTACTGTTATTGGTGATGATTTAAGATACATGTCTGAATCCGATGAGTTGGGTATAGGAGGGAATCTGAAGAAGAACATAGAAAGCATGGAAGATTCAAGTAATGAATATCGATTTCATTTCTCCATATACAAGTGGGCAGGCAAAGGAGTTCCCGTACTCGTGCCACTGAAAGGAGGGATGCATTTCAAGTCTAAAGAGAAGATTAAACTTGAAAGATGTTCTAGCTTCAATGGAAGGACAGATAATGATGACGTGGATGCCAGCTCTCCATTAAGAGAAAATACCAACTTCTCCAGGGATGCGAATTTTCACCCCTTCAGTACGAGAAGTAAGAACCTGGAGAGCAGTGACAGGGCAAATGGTATTGTTGGGGAAACTCTCGGCGCTGCAAAGTCAAAATCCGTTCAAAGTGTTAAAGATGACACTATCTTAAGAACTAAAAGCGAAGTAGAAGAACCTCAATTCAGACAGAAGACAGGTTTAGGTGACGGAATCCAGATAGAAATTCCAAGTAACTTGGAAGAAACTACAAAGGATGAGTTGAAGCCTTTTCGTGCATTTTTGGTTAACAAGTCGGAGGAACAAG GCGGCGTTATGGCACAAGAAACAGAAAGGAAGAGTAACACAGTCAAAGCTACGGAAGCAGCAAAATCAAATTTCAAAGTCAGTGAAGAAGTGAAGAAAATTGTTGATGAGGTTGATAAAATTTTGAAGAAAAGCTATGTTGACGTCAGCGATAACATGCAAAAAAGAGACCCACAAGCTAAGAGAAAAGGGAAGAGAGGTCTTGATAAAAAAACTGTAGTAGATACTGGAGTAGACAAAGGCAGTCCACAAATTTCACCGTTAAAACCAACCGAGAATTCAACTAAAGCTGGAATTAAAGGAAAGGTTCAGGACTTTGTAAAGATGTTTAACCACGAGCTTCATTCAACACCTCAAGAAGGTGAAAGTCGAAGTTCAAGCTTTAGATGGAAAGCTAGCAGCAATAGCGGAGTTGAAAGTGAAAAGAGTTTCAGCATGCCAAAAGCAAATGAGAAAGTTCAGTCGCACACGATTGACAAGGCGCAAGATGCAACCCCTACT GTAGACCAAAATCTCAACAAGCAGGAGAAAACAACTAAATATTCCCAAACGAAAACACCGACTCCTCAGACTAAAGATTATTCAGATCAAAAGGCTGCTCCATCAACTAATG AGTCAAAACGAGATGATCGAAACGCCTCATTTGGAAGCATGGATGATCTCTTTGGTGGAAATTATGTG GTGGAAGAATTATTTGAAGATCCGGACAAAGCTTCACAAACTAATGGCAAATCTGAGGACACCCAA GCTTCAGATGCTAAAATTAAGCAATGGTCACAAGGGAGGAAAGGAAATATTCGCTCATTGCTCTCAACCATACAATTA GTTTTATGGCCAGAGAGCGGATGGAAGCCTGTGGCCTTAGTGGATTTAATTGAAGGAAATCAAGTGAAAAGAGCATATCAGAGAGCGTTACTCTATATACATCCGGATAAGCTCCAACAAAAGGGTGCTGCTGCTCACCAGAAATACATCGCAGAAAAAGTTTTTGATATTCTGCAG GAAGCTTGGGATCAATTCAACTCAGTTGGTCTTATTTAA